The nucleotide window NNNNNNNNNNNNNNNNNNNNNNNNNNNNNNNNNNNNNNNNNNNNNNNNNNNNNNNNNNNNNNNNNNNNNNNNNNNNNNNNNNNNNNNNNCCCCCTCGCCACCCTCCCTGTCCACCGCATTGCCGTCTCGCCTGCCCACCCCTGCACGTTGGTCGTGCGTCTGCCAAAATGGTGTTCACCGTCACCCTTCTGCTCTACGCGGTCCTCCAGTTCATCGCGTTCATCTTTGTGCTCGTGGCCACGCCCCTCGACATGTTTCGCGTGAAGGATTTGGGTAGATTTGGCAACACGCCTTGCCTGACACTGTGGGGCGGGAAGGAGAACTGCAACACCGTGAGGAGCGACACCAGTTATGTCGAATTGTGGTCCTTCTGCCCCGATCGCCTTGCTAGGTTTCGCTTGGCTGAGGTGTTCGCTGTCATCTCCATCTTCGTGTACGGCTCGGCGGTCCTCCTCGGTTTCATTGTGGTGTTCTGCTGCACTTGCCTCCGCTGGATCTGCCTTGCGCTCAACATCGGTGGAGCTCTCACAGTGTGCGTCGTGTGGGTGCTCATGGTGTTTGACTACCAGCACGCCGATGGCCTTTGCCCGGCCATCAACACCCGCTTTAACTTCGGTAACGGCTTCGGGCTGTTCTTGGCGGCCAACTTCCTGGACATCATCAACATAGTGCTTTTGCTGATCCCTTGCAAGCCCATGGACCCGAGTAAGGAAAACACGCAGTGGTAGACGCGGCGAaggggagacggagagggcCGTCGGACGCGGCGGCACTTGGGCGGTGGAtgggcagcaccgcagcgcaccgAGAGGAGTCACGCGCACTATGCGCTCCTCCCGTCACCTCCTACGCCGgtgcgcttctgccgccCTCATGCGCCCTCTTC belongs to Leishmania panamensis strain MHOM/PA/94/PSC-1 chromosome 8 sequence and includes:
- a CDS encoding amastin-like protein (TriTrypDB/GeneDB-style sysID: LpmP.08.0670); amino-acid sequence: MVFTVTLLLYAVLQFIAFIFVLVATPLDMFRVKDLGRFGNTPCLTLWGGKENCNTVRSDTSYVELWSFCPDRLARFRLAEVFAVISIFVYGSAVLLGFIVVFCCTCLRWICLALNIGGALTVCVVWVLMVFDYQHADGLCPAINTRFNFGNGFGLFLAANFLDIINIVLLLIPCKPMDPSKENTQW